In Deinococcus terrestris, one DNA window encodes the following:
- a CDS encoding phosphodiester glycosidase family protein gives MQVRQVTSGGTLYTVATVDLTRDRLELHWLNPTTGEPYGTFRQVMARLGKSGRRVLFATNSGIYAPGLKPLGLHVEGGRTLVPLNNARSGGNFALLPNGVFWIRGKQAGVTETQAYRRADLRPTFASQSGPLLVEKGRLHPAFNKSGTSFKVRSGVGVCSDGRVRFVVSGAPVNFHSFAVFFRDTLGCPDALYLDGSISAYATPGTDTQFAEFAGIWTVSR, from the coding sequence ATGCAAGTTCGGCAGGTCACCTCAGGCGGCACCCTCTACACGGTGGCGACGGTGGACCTGACGCGGGACCGCCTGGAACTGCACTGGCTCAATCCCACCACGGGGGAGCCTTACGGAACGTTTCGGCAGGTCATGGCGCGGCTGGGCAAGAGTGGGCGGCGCGTGCTGTTTGCCACCAACAGCGGCATCTACGCGCCTGGGCTGAAGCCGCTGGGCCTGCATGTGGAAGGAGGCCGAACACTGGTGCCTCTCAACAATGCCCGTTCTGGCGGCAACTTTGCCCTGTTGCCCAACGGAGTGTTCTGGATCAGGGGCAAGCAGGCGGGGGTGACAGAGACTCAGGCTTACCGCCGTGCAGACCTGCGGCCCACCTTTGCCAGTCAGTCCGGGCCACTGCTTGTCGAAAAGGGGCGGCTGCATCCGGCCTTCAACAAGAGCGGCACCAGCTTCAAGGTTCGCAGCGGCGTAGGTGTGTGCTCGGACGGGAGGGTGCGCTTTGTGGTGAGCGGCGCACCCGTCAACTTCCACAGCTTCGCGGTCTTTTTCCGGGACACGCTGGGATGCCCGGACGCCCTTTATCTGGACGGCAGCATCAGTGCCTATGCGACACCAGGGACCGACACGCAGTTTGCGGAGTTTGCTGGAATCTGGACCGTCAGCCGGTAG
- a CDS encoding DUF937 domain-containing protein, protein MTVNDPLVSFFGPATPTLGQVAGLSPADSGRVLREGLPLLVQALADTDRTPEGRAAIDQAYAAIPNFSSVDAALNAPGGASELMQAGEVLSANVLREPLPSLASRLGSADSAGTTRLLQLALPLLLSLLAGRGMRPGDLVGMATGGSTGTAPVAAGLTATGLIETLRGRLGGSSGEALGRAAGFTASTAGRAASASLPVLLAAIARKGQDEAGAADLLNRSRDLEDLAAGPLPTDPAEVARLEGQGRPLVTHLFGSADAVTGRLGSAVGGSGASAGKLLALLAPVVLGLLGREARATGTTAAGLSRVLGEVPGLLPGLIPPGMSGLSALLNPPTVAAATPQVRAAPAPRPSPTPATSTTTSTTTVTQTRRRGGFPWWLIPLLLLLGLGGCWLTQQNDREPATASAPAATQQGGESILVTNPTSDADLPAEAFVMSGTAAPGVTLTISDEGDEVAAATVDDTGNWEAQIPAPTPGEHTYTVEGSDGTRSQFKVNIVDDAAAATGDGESILVTNPTAGANLPAEPFEMSGTATPGITLTVSDQGQEVATATVDDAGNWQAQLPAPTLGEHVYTVEGSDGTQSQFRVNVVEDDASDDTAASDGQAQQEATEATTPAAQPSEPASPSSGTPASGATTAPSRPAAGTPAAQPPATPPAGAATEETPDTTATEPTEPAAAFTIAEPAADAELPAGGFTLSGTGEPGQSVQILEDGTSLGTVTVADDGTWSLDVPSPVEGAHTYAVQDEAGTELTSVSVTVAAADPNASAATCDEPYSLSISDGQTVSEPFRFGGVGAGEGYLVTVRRGERVVGTKRVLLDSTCGWSYQSRPGPGEVTYDVRPLEDPNAEPLSTVNLTVAN, encoded by the coding sequence ATGACCGTGAATGACCCGCTCGTTTCCTTTTTCGGCCCCGCGACGCCCACTCTGGGTCAGGTCGCTGGGCTGTCTCCCGCCGACTCCGGCCGCGTGCTGCGCGAGGGCCTGCCGCTGCTCGTCCAGGCGCTGGCCGACACTGACCGCACGCCGGAAGGCCGGGCCGCTATAGACCAGGCTTACGCAGCCATCCCCAACTTCTCCAGCGTGGACGCGGCCCTGAATGCCCCCGGCGGCGCCTCCGAGCTGATGCAGGCGGGCGAGGTGCTCTCCGCGAACGTGCTGCGCGAGCCGCTGCCGTCCCTCGCCTCTCGTCTCGGTTCGGCGGATTCGGCGGGAACCACCCGCTTACTGCAACTTGCCCTGCCGCTCCTGCTGAGCCTGCTCGCAGGGCGGGGGATGAGGCCTGGCGATCTGGTGGGAATGGCCACAGGGGGAAGCACGGGAACGGCGCCTGTCGCCGCCGGGCTGACCGCTACCGGGCTGATCGAGACCCTGCGTGGTCGCCTGGGCGGGTCGTCCGGCGAGGCGCTGGGCCGCGCGGCCGGGTTCACGGCGAGTACGGCGGGCCGTGCGGCATCGGCTTCTCTCCCTGTCCTCCTCGCGGCCATCGCCCGCAAGGGGCAGGACGAGGCTGGAGCGGCTGACCTCCTGAACCGCAGCCGTGACCTGGAGGACTTGGCCGCCGGTCCCCTCCCCACCGATCCCGCCGAAGTTGCCCGGCTGGAGGGACAGGGCCGTCCGCTCGTCACGCACCTGTTTGGCTCTGCCGACGCCGTGACGGGGCGCCTCGGCTCGGCGGTAGGCGGCTCGGGGGCCAGCGCCGGAAAGCTGCTGGCCCTCCTCGCTCCCGTCGTGCTGGGGCTGCTGGGCCGCGAGGCTCGGGCCACTGGCACCACGGCGGCGGGCCTCAGCCGGGTGCTGGGCGAGGTACCGGGCCTGCTGCCGGGGCTGATCCCTCCGGGAATGTCGGGCCTCTCCGCCCTGCTGAATCCGCCCACCGTCGCGGCAGCGACCCCGCAGGTGCGGGCAGCCCCCGCGCCCCGGCCCTCGCCGACTCCCGCCACCAGCACGACGACCAGCACCACCACCGTCACCCAGACGCGGCGGCGCGGCGGCTTCCCCTGGTGGCTGATTCCCCTCCTGCTGCTGCTCGGCCTGGGCGGCTGCTGGCTGACGCAGCAGAACGACCGTGAACCGGCGACCGCCAGCGCCCCCGCCGCGACCCAGCAGGGCGGCGAGAGCATTCTGGTCACCAACCCGACCTCGGACGCCGACCTTCCTGCCGAAGCCTTCGTCATGAGTGGGACGGCGGCTCCCGGCGTGACCCTCACCATCTCCGACGAGGGGGACGAGGTCGCTGCCGCCACCGTGGACGACACGGGCAACTGGGAAGCCCAGATTCCGGCCCCCACTCCTGGCGAACACACCTACACGGTGGAGGGTTCGGACGGCACCCGCAGCCAGTTCAAGGTCAACATCGTGGACGACGCGGCCGCAGCAACCGGAGACGGCGAGAGCATCCTCGTGACCAACCCTACCGCCGGGGCGAATCTGCCCGCCGAACCCTTCGAGATGAGCGGCACCGCCACGCCCGGCATCACCCTCACCGTCTCCGACCAGGGTCAGGAGGTCGCCACCGCGACGGTGGACGACGCGGGCAACTGGCAGGCCCAACTTCCCGCCCCCACCCTCGGGGAACACGTCTACACCGTGGAGGGTTCGGACGGCACCCAGAGCCAGTTCCGGGTGAATGTCGTGGAGGATGACGCCTCCGACGACACCGCTGCGTCGGACGGTCAGGCGCAGCAGGAAGCCACCGAAGCCACCACTCCAGCCGCTCAGCCGAGCGAGCCTGCCTCGCCGAGCAGTGGAACCCCTGCGTCCGGCGCGACGACTGCACCCTCTCGCCCCGCCGCCGGAACCCCGGCCGCGCAGCCCCCCGCCACGCCTCCTGCGGGCGCGGCCACGGAGGAGACCCCCGACACCACGGCGACCGAGCCGACCGAACCCGCAGCGGCCTTCACCATCGCCGAGCCTGCGGCCGACGCCGAACTGCCCGCTGGGGGCTTCACGTTGAGCGGTACGGGTGAGCCCGGCCAGAGCGTGCAGATTCTGGAAGACGGCACCAGCCTCGGCACCGTCACAGTCGCGGATGACGGCACCTGGAGCCTGGACGTGCCCAGCCCGGTCGAAGGCGCCCACACCTACGCCGTGCAGGACGAGGCGGGTACTGAACTCACCAGCGTCTCCGTGACTGTGGCCGCCGCCGATCCCAACGCCAGCGCCGCCACCTGCGACGAGCCTTACAGCCTCAGCATCTCCGACGGTCAGACGGTGAGCGAGCCCTTCCGCTTCGGCGGGGTGGGTGCGGGCGAGGGCTACCTCGTGACGGTGCGCCGGGGCGAGCGGGTCGTGGGCACCAAGCGGGTTCTGCTCGACAGTACCTGCGGCTGGAGCTACCAGAGCCGCCCCGGTCCCGGCGAGGTGACTTATGACGTGCGCCCCTTGGAAGACCCCAATGCCGAGCCCCTCAGTACCGTCAACCTGACCGTCGCCAACTGA
- the paaZ gene encoding phenylacetic acid degradation bifunctional protein PaaZ, with amino-acid sequence MTTLPTPDLLRPASYVYGTWHANPDGETLVDAIYGRPVAVISSEGVDFAQALAYGRDVGGPALRRLTFHTRARALRALATHLMERKEDYYTLNLLTGATRRDGWVDIEGGIGTLFSYASLARRELPDERFLPDGKVEQLGKGGTFVGRHILVPRDGVAVQINAYNFPVWGMLEKLAPAFIAGMPTLVKPAPQTAYLTERVVRDIVASGLLPEGALQLVTGDPGDLLDHLEEQDMVAFTGSAATAAKLKVHPNIVARNVPFVTEADSLNASVLGLTVRPEDPEFALYVKEVAREITGKAGQKCTAIRRALVPRDRVEAVVEALRKELGKVTLGDPARDDVRMGALVSTAQRERVQATLEALREEARVVIGGEERDLLGGDREKGAFLDPTVLLCDSPLTARGPHELEAFGPVATLLPYDTLDDAVRLAKMGRGSLAGSIITHDRAEATDLVMGLASTHGRLLVLNRNNAKESTGHGSPLPQLKHGGPGRAGGGEELAGAAGIKHHMNKVAVQADPTTLAAVTREYVPGAEVREDVVHPFRKSFDEIQVGDSLLTHRRTVTEADIVNFAGLTGDHFYAHVDEIGAKEGIFGKRVAHGYFLISAAAGQFVSAAPGPVLANYGLENLRFITPVGIGDTIRTRLTCKRKIRKDLRPGETRPTGVVEWRAEITNQNEELVATYDILTLVERSRDGADPALEA; translated from the coding sequence ATGACCACCCTTCCCACCCCTGACCTCCTCCGCCCTGCCTCCTACGTGTACGGCACCTGGCACGCCAACCCCGACGGCGAGACGCTGGTGGACGCCATCTACGGCCGCCCCGTCGCCGTCATCTCCTCCGAGGGGGTGGACTTCGCGCAGGCGCTGGCCTACGGGCGTGACGTGGGCGGCCCGGCCCTCCGGCGGCTGACCTTCCACACGCGGGCGCGGGCGCTGCGGGCGCTGGCGACGCACCTGATGGAGCGCAAGGAGGACTACTACACCCTCAACCTGCTGACCGGCGCGACCCGCCGTGACGGGTGGGTGGATATCGAGGGCGGCATCGGCACCCTGTTCTCCTACGCCAGCCTCGCCCGCCGCGAGCTGCCCGACGAGCGATTCCTGCCCGACGGCAAGGTGGAGCAGCTCGGTAAGGGAGGCACCTTCGTGGGCCGTCACATCCTCGTGCCGCGTGACGGGGTGGCCGTGCAGATCAACGCCTACAACTTCCCGGTCTGGGGAATGCTGGAAAAGCTCGCGCCCGCCTTTATTGCGGGGATGCCCACCCTCGTCAAGCCCGCCCCGCAGACGGCCTACCTGACCGAGCGGGTGGTGCGCGACATCGTGGCGTCGGGCCTGCTCCCTGAAGGGGCGCTGCAACTCGTGACGGGCGACCCCGGCGACCTCCTCGACCACCTGGAGGAACAGGACATGGTGGCCTTCACGGGGTCGGCGGCGACGGCGGCCAAGCTCAAGGTCCATCCCAATATCGTCGCCCGCAACGTGCCCTTCGTGACCGAGGCTGACAGCCTGAATGCCTCCGTGCTGGGCCTGACCGTGCGCCCCGAGGACCCCGAGTTCGCCCTCTACGTCAAGGAAGTGGCCCGCGAGATTACCGGCAAGGCCGGGCAGAAGTGCACCGCCATTCGCCGCGCCTTGGTGCCCCGCGACCGGGTGGAAGCCGTGGTAGAGGCGCTCCGCAAGGAACTCGGCAAGGTGACCCTGGGCGACCCCGCCCGCGACGACGTGCGGATGGGCGCTCTTGTCAGCACCGCCCAGCGCGAACGGGTGCAGGCCACCCTGGAGGCGCTGCGCGAGGAGGCCCGCGTGGTTATCGGCGGCGAGGAACGCGACCTGCTGGGCGGCGACCGCGAGAAGGGCGCGTTCCTCGACCCCACCGTGCTGCTGTGCGACTCGCCCCTGACCGCCCGTGGCCCACACGAGCTGGAGGCCTTCGGACCGGTGGCGACCCTGCTGCCCTACGACACGCTGGACGACGCCGTGCGCCTAGCCAAGATGGGCCGGGGCAGCCTCGCCGGAAGCATCATCACCCACGACCGCGCCGAGGCGACCGACCTCGTGATGGGTCTGGCGAGCACGCACGGCCGCCTGCTCGTCCTCAACCGGAACAACGCGAAGGAAAGCACCGGACACGGCAGCCCCCTGCCGCAGCTCAAGCACGGCGGTCCCGGCCGGGCGGGAGGCGGCGAGGAACTCGCGGGCGCAGCAGGCATCAAGCACCACATGAACAAGGTGGCGGTGCAGGCCGACCCCACCACGCTCGCCGCCGTGACCCGCGAGTACGTGCCCGGCGCCGAGGTGCGCGAGGACGTGGTTCACCCCTTCCGCAAGTCCTTCGACGAGATTCAGGTGGGCGACAGCCTGCTCACCCACCGCCGCACCGTCACCGAGGCGGACATCGTGAACTTCGCGGGCCTGACCGGGGACCACTTTTATGCCCACGTGGACGAGATCGGCGCGAAGGAAGGCATCTTCGGGAAGCGGGTGGCGCACGGCTACTTCCTGATTTCCGCCGCTGCTGGGCAGTTCGTCTCCGCCGCGCCGGGGCCGGTGCTGGCGAACTACGGCCTGGAGAACCTGCGCTTCATCACGCCCGTGGGCATCGGGGACACCATCCGCACCCGCCTCACCTGCAAGCGCAAGATTCGCAAGGACCTGCGCCCCGGTGAAACCCGGCCGACCGGCGTGGTCGAGTGGCGGGCCGAGATCACCAACCAGAATGAGGAACTCGTCGCCACCTACGACATCCTGACCCTAGTGGAGCGGTCCCGCGACGGGGCGGACCCCGCGCTGGAAGCGTAA
- the paaD gene encoding 1,2-phenylacetyl-CoA epoxidase subunit PaaD, with amino-acid sequence MTTLPVTPEQVWTALAAVPDPEIPVVSVTDMGMVRDVTVDGGRVSVTFTPTFSGCPALHVIRDSIGEAVRALGVQDVEVRSTLTPPWTTDWIQEDARERLRQYGIAPPAPAGDSPLITLDPEPTRCPRCGSLNVRMTGSFGPTLCKRLYVCDACKEPFEGFKSV; translated from the coding sequence ATGACAACCCTCCCCGTTACCCCCGAACAGGTCTGGACCGCGCTCGCCGCCGTGCCCGACCCCGAAATCCCCGTTGTGTCTGTCACCGACATGGGCATGGTCCGGGACGTGACGGTGGACGGGGGGCGGGTCAGCGTGACCTTCACGCCGACTTTCTCCGGCTGCCCGGCCCTGCACGTCATCCGAGATTCCATTGGGGAGGCGGTGCGGGCGCTGGGCGTACAGGACGTGGAGGTTCGCAGCACCCTCACCCCCCCCTGGACGACCGACTGGATTCAGGAGGACGCCCGCGAACGCCTGCGCCAGTACGGGATCGCGCCCCCGGCCCCAGCGGGCGACTCGCCCCTGATCACCCTGGACCCCGAACCCACCCGCTGCCCCCGCTGCGGCTCGCTCAATGTCCGCATGACGGGCAGCTTCGGCCCGACGCTGTGTAAGCGGCTGTATGTGTGCGATGCGTGCAAGGAGCCATTTGAGGGCTTCAAGAGTGTCTGA
- the paaC gene encoding 1,2-phenylacetyl-CoA epoxidase subunit PaaC, protein MTATEQQAAETLSEGLRAALIEKLTALADDEIVLAHRDGEWTGHAPILEEDIALANIAQDELGHAGLYLELRRALDGSDADRLAFFRDASEYRCTRFVELPKGDWAFTMLRQFLFDTYEALWLEAARSSTYAPLAEVAAKALREEKFHLQHTALWVERLALGTEESRRRTQTALDELWPYAAQLFQPVPGEAELVTARIVPDLEKLRGSWESFVLPHLTGKCGLTLPDVPADAGAGRDTHTEHLAPLLAEMQSVARAVPNAEVW, encoded by the coding sequence ATGACTGCGACCGAACAGCAGGCCGCCGAGACGCTCTCCGAGGGCCTGCGGGCCGCTCTGATTGAAAAGCTCACGGCCCTCGCGGACGACGAGATCGTCCTCGCGCACCGGGATGGCGAGTGGACCGGGCACGCGCCCATCCTTGAGGAAGACATCGCGCTGGCGAACATCGCGCAGGACGAACTGGGACACGCCGGGCTGTACCTGGAGCTGCGCCGGGCGCTGGACGGCTCGGATGCCGACCGGCTCGCCTTTTTCCGGGACGCGTCTGAGTACCGCTGCACCCGTTTCGTGGAGCTGCCGAAGGGCGACTGGGCCTTCACTATGCTGCGGCAGTTCCTCTTCGACACCTACGAGGCGCTGTGGCTGGAAGCGGCCCGCTCAAGCACCTACGCGCCGCTGGCCGAGGTCGCGGCCAAGGCCCTGCGCGAGGAGAAGTTCCACCTTCAGCACACCGCGCTGTGGGTCGAGCGGCTGGCGCTGGGCACCGAGGAAAGCCGCCGCCGCACCCAGACCGCACTGGACGAGCTGTGGCCCTACGCGGCGCAACTGTTTCAGCCTGTGCCCGGCGAGGCCGAGCTGGTGACAGCCCGCATCGTCCCCGACCTGGAGAAGCTGCGCGGCAGTTGGGAGAGCTTCGTGCTGCCCCACCTGACCGGGAAGTGCGGCCTGACCTTGCCGGATGTGCCCGCCGACGCCGGGGCCGGACGCGACACGCACACCGAGCACCTCGCCCCGCTGCTCGCCGAGATGCAGAGCGTGGCCCGCGCGGTGCCGAACGCCGAGGTCTGGTGA
- a CDS encoding phenylacetic acid degradation protein, producing the protein MTAPDTQWPRWEVFKQDAPNRPHQAVGSIHAGDPQHALVTARNVFVRRPAAVSLWTVREADILTATPEELAARPEVLDTPGEAGTYHVGLKRTHKRSMTFVDLVGTVEASGPGDALRQARGQHPDALTWLVFPESAVVRTDEDPGTVESWFAPAKDKTYKQQQFYGVIGRHIGELKREGLIPGRAKEGVQE; encoded by the coding sequence ATGACCGCGCCTGACACCCAGTGGCCCCGCTGGGAGGTGTTCAAGCAAGATGCCCCTAACCGCCCCCATCAGGCGGTGGGGAGCATCCACGCGGGGGACCCGCAGCACGCGCTGGTGACCGCCCGCAACGTCTTTGTGCGTCGCCCCGCCGCCGTGAGCCTGTGGACCGTGCGCGAGGCCGACATCCTGACCGCCACCCCGGAGGAACTCGCCGCCCGCCCCGAGGTGCTGGACACCCCCGGCGAGGCGGGCACCTACCACGTGGGACTCAAGCGCACGCACAAGCGCTCCATGACCTTCGTGGACCTCGTGGGAACCGTGGAGGCGAGCGGCCCCGGTGACGCGCTGCGGCAGGCGCGGGGGCAGCATCCCGACGCGCTGACCTGGCTGGTCTTTCCCGAGTCCGCCGTCGTCCGCACCGACGAGGACCCCGGCACCGTGGAAAGCTGGTTCGCCCCCGCGAAGGACAAGACCTACAAGCAGCAGCAGTTCTACGGGGTCATCGGCCGCCACATCGGGGAACTCAAGCGCGAGGGCCTGATTCCCGGCCGCGCGAAGGAAGGGGTGCAGGAATGA
- the paaA gene encoding 1,2-phenylacetyl-CoA epoxidase subunit PaaA, which produces MTQTLTPAETAEQHAAFEARIQRGEKIEPGDWMPAEYRRQLIRMISQHAHSEVVGMLPEGEWITKAPTLKRKTILIAKVQDEAGHGQYLYHAAETLGISREEMLDALLSGRAKYSSIFNYPTHTWADVGMIGWLVDGAAIKNQTMLAGCSYGPYSRAMVRICSEETFHHKQGKEMIVAYAQGTPEQRQMAQDALNRWWWPALMMLGPHDADSPNTGALSKWGIKLKTNDEVRQEFINEHAPELLEAGLTIPDPELHQDADGNWKHGPINWDEFWAVVKGQQGLNRERLGARREAHEDGAWVREALEAYAARQMGQAAD; this is translated from the coding sequence ATGACCCAGACCCTGACGCCCGCCGAGACCGCCGAGCAGCACGCCGCCTTTGAAGCCCGCATCCAGCGGGGCGAAAAGATTGAGCCCGGCGACTGGATGCCCGCCGAGTACCGCCGCCAACTTATCCGCATGATCTCGCAGCACGCGCACTCGGAAGTCGTCGGGATGCTGCCCGAGGGCGAGTGGATCACCAAGGCGCCGACCCTCAAGCGCAAGACCATCCTGATCGCCAAGGTGCAGGACGAGGCGGGGCACGGGCAGTACCTCTACCACGCTGCCGAGACGTTGGGGATTTCCCGCGAGGAGATGCTGGACGCGCTGCTCTCGGGCCGGGCCAAGTACTCGTCCATCTTCAACTACCCCACCCACACCTGGGCCGACGTGGGCATGATCGGCTGGCTGGTAGACGGCGCGGCGATCAAGAACCAGACCATGCTGGCGGGCTGCTCGTACGGCCCCTACAGCCGGGCGATGGTCCGCATCTGCTCGGAAGAGACCTTCCACCACAAGCAGGGCAAGGAGATGATCGTCGCCTACGCGCAGGGCACGCCCGAGCAGCGCCAGATGGCGCAGGACGCCCTGAACCGCTGGTGGTGGCCCGCCCTGATGATGCTGGGGCCGCACGACGCCGACAGCCCCAACACCGGGGCGCTGAGCAAGTGGGGCATCAAGCTCAAGACGAACGACGAGGTCCGCCAGGAGTTTATCAACGAGCATGCTCCCGAACTGCTGGAAGCTGGGCTGACCATCCCCGACCCCGAACTGCACCAGGACGCCGACGGCAACTGGAAGCACGGCCCGATTAACTGGGACGAGTTCTGGGCCGTCGTGAAAGGCCAGCAGGGGCTGAACAGGGAGCGCCTCGGTGCCCGCCGCGAGGCCCACGAGGACGGCGCCTGGGTGCGCGAGGCGCTGGAAGCCTACGCCGCCCGGCAGATGGGACAGGCGGCGGACTGA
- a CDS encoding HepT-like ribonuclease domain-containing protein — protein MASPPPPLFPDLRLPTIAAVLRDGEAAWRAAGVSRVRVFGSVARGEADSSADIDLLLDFAGEMGLLDLMRAKEVFEDLLGRRVDVLTEGGLHPALRGEILADAVDVLEVPDPPPHSHRGKRWRWRVHDLLRALDRVTASTDGHTLASFLADERSQDAVLHNLLRLGEGTKYIPQSVQDRTPGVPWPRLRDIRNLLAHDYFGVDPRLVWHTARVELPALRPALQALADAPHDDFQP, from the coding sequence GTGGCGTCGCCCCCTCCCCCCCTTTTCCCCGACCTGCGCCTCCCCACCATCGCCGCCGTGCTGCGCGACGGCGAGGCCGCGTGGCGGGCAGCGGGCGTCTCCCGCGTGCGCGTCTTCGGCTCGGTCGCGCGAGGCGAGGCGGACTCGTCGGCCGACATAGACCTGCTGCTGGACTTCGCGGGCGAGATGGGCTTGCTAGACCTGATGCGGGCCAAAGAAGTCTTTGAGGACCTGCTGGGCCGCCGGGTGGACGTGCTGACGGAAGGCGGTCTGCACCCCGCCCTGCGCGGCGAGATTCTGGCCGACGCCGTGGACGTGCTGGAGGTGCCCGACCCGCCGCCCCACTCGCACCGGGGCAAGCGCTGGCGCTGGCGGGTCCACGACCTGCTGCGGGCGCTGGACCGCGTGACCGCCTCCACGGACGGTCACACCCTGGCCTCCTTCCTCGCCGACGAGCGCAGCCAGGACGCCGTCCTGCACAACCTGCTGCGGCTGGGCGAGGGCACCAAATACATTCCCCAGAGCGTGCAGGACCGCACCCCCGGCGTGCCCTGGCCCCGGCTGCGCGACATTCGCAACCTGCTCGCGCACGATTACTTCGGCGTGGACCCCCGGCTGGTGTGGCACACGGCGCGGGTGGAGTTGCCCGCTCTGCGCCCGGCCCTGCAAGCCCTCGCGGACGCGCCCCACGACGACTTTCAACCTTGA
- a CDS encoding 4'-phosphopantetheinyl transferase superfamily protein, which translates to MIVAIGHDLIEIERIRGLLVREGRRAEKLFAPCELAYCAEHADPAPSLAARFAAKEAFQKVWPRPHGWRDVWVERERTPDGPFPFARPVLGFAPEIAAELEARGWVAHLTLTHTKEHASAVVVLEARSGR; encoded by the coding sequence GTGATCGTCGCCATCGGCCATGACCTCATCGAGATTGAGCGCATTCGGGGCCTGCTGGTGCGGGAGGGGCGGCGGGCCGAGAAACTGTTTGCCCCGTGCGAGCTGGCCTACTGCGCTGAACATGCGGACCCCGCCCCCAGCCTCGCGGCCCGGTTTGCGGCCAAAGAAGCCTTTCAGAAGGTCTGGCCGCGCCCGCACGGGTGGCGCGACGTGTGGGTAGAGCGCGAGCGGACGCCGGACGGTCCCTTCCCCTTCGCCCGCCCGGTGCTGGGCTTCGCGCCAGAGATCGCGGCGGAACTGGAGGCGCGGGGCTGGGTGGCGCACCTGACGCTGACCCATACGAAGGAGCACGCGTCGGCAGTGGTGGTGCTGGAGGCGCGGTCAGGGCGCTAA
- a CDS encoding NUDIX domain-containing protein produces MIHLIVWLVVRDASGRVLLGRRSGTTFADGLWNLPGGAVEPGEALLDAVTREAWEEVGLRVDPAALRSLGVSRYDVIGLGGPVAGVDFLFLAGAWDGEPQPLDKTSEVGWFAADALPPDCLPWLPGVLRAHLVEGVRLTEQLTGVEGIRSLPR; encoded by the coding sequence GTGATTCACCTCATCGTGTGGCTGGTCGTGCGGGACGCCTCGGGCCGGGTGCTGCTGGGGCGGCGCTCGGGGACGACCTTTGCGGATGGCCTGTGGAATTTACCCGGCGGCGCGGTGGAGCCGGGCGAGGCTCTACTAGACGCAGTGACCCGCGAAGCGTGGGAGGAAGTCGGTCTGCGCGTGGACCCGGCCGCCCTGCGCTCGCTGGGCGTGTCCCGATACGACGTGATCGGGCTGGGCGGCCCGGTCGCGGGCGTGGATTTCCTGTTCCTGGCTGGCGCCTGGGACGGCGAGCCACAGCCACTGGACAAGACCTCCGAGGTGGGGTGGTTCGCAGCGGACGCGTTGCCGCCGGACTGCCTCCCCTGGCTGCCTGGCGTGCTGCGGGCGCATCTGGTGGAGGGGGTGCGCCTGACCGAGCAACTCACTGGGGTGGAAGGAATACGCTCCTTGCCCCGTTAG